The Pieris napi chromosome 11, ilPieNapi1.2, whole genome shotgun sequence DNA segment atttattaacttaaaagttaatttatgaGACTATGGTGTTTGGTTGTCTGGTTGTTGTATGATAATTTAACTGTAGGAACAAAGTTGTTACGCCTTGCTAATTAAtgtcatattataatttaaattgaatattttttcagtTTATGGATCCTGCCACGGTTAAAAGTTACCTATATCAAATTAACAGTGCTATTTTATACTGCCACCAACGCAGGATTCTGCACAGAGATCTCAAGCCGCAGAATTTACTTATTAACAAGACAGGTATAATTAaggtatgtattttaattattattattatgtatataaacacattagcagcttaataagctgatgtgcgtgtattttgagatttggagaaactattcaatctatttttaaaggagttcaaagatggtgcactgattacactttccggaagcctattccagaaaattatatataatttccaGAATAggctaataatataatattatataattggtatatgaatttttaaataccatAAGTTGCAGTAATAGACTTCTtatcatacatatttttgtatggattacacaataagtataataatattaaactctgttttatttccaattatgacaaaaacaaattataaaacacagcttagattattttacatttttatacattttttttttcattttcttgttatcctatatcctagcttccttcagtactgtcgatcggaaccccttcacgggttaAGGCCTccttcagcttttttcaactGACTCTCTTTCTCCGTTTGTTTCCTGgtaccgcttctatttcttctatgcACCTTTTTTGTGGGGACCTCTTCTCTTATATACTTATTGTGGATGCTTAATTAAGTTCTTACTAACTAGCATCTGTAGCAATGGTTAGCAAATAGCTTTTATTTCGATGCTTAAAGTTAGTTGCTGACTTAACACTTTGTTGCCAATATACACCAATACTAAACCAGTATGATATGAAcactttaataataagaagggcacagaaaaaaattacttaagcCAAGTGTGCAAAACTACAATTGGTTtacaataacttaaataaaaagaaaaaaaatgtaaagagCACAGACCTTAGTGTCTGATAACAACTAAAAAGATGGTATTAAttaatcttattatttattatctatgaaatactatgtttatttatttttatatcacagGTAGCAGACTTTGGTTTGGGCCGTGCGTATGGAGTGCCAGTCCGTGTATACACTCATGAAGTTGTCACACTGTGGTACAGAGCCCCTGAGGTGTTGCTTGGCTCGCAGAGGTAATATCGtcaaaactttatatatttaatgaataataaatatatacagtacTAGACAGTgcttataattatgattagaCTTTTGTAAGCATTACTGTATGAGTGAATATTACATTATGAGCTTAAAAGTAGTTGATAAATAATCCctattgaaaacaaaaaaaataaatctttgttatttagatatgttaaaatttcctatttcaatttaaaataaaattatattcccATCTATTGTGCATTTCCAGATATTCCTGTCCTATTGACATGTGGGCTGTGGGGTGTATCTTCTCTGAGATGTCTTCAAAGAAACCCTTGTTCCAAGGCGACTCGGAGATTGATCAACTTTTCAGAATCTTCAGGTTATAAACTCATCTTATTAGACTATATTTTATCCAATAATAAGCATACCTTTTATCATTATGTATTCCAGATAATATAGTCGTGAATAGgcaatttttattagaaaaaccCTCAAATGTGAGGTAAATTTATGTGTTATCTAATAAGCTTTAAGGCACATAAAAACATCGGAAATAATAACTGaaatacagtcaaacctgAGTAAGTGACAACTGGGTAAGTGAGAAAACTCTATTAATGAGAGTATTTACCGGGTCCCATCATTTTGCCCTATAAGTGAGATACATGAAACCTGCATAAGTGCCAATCGGCTGCGTGCAGCGAGTAGAGACCGCGTCTCCCCGCGCGCTGCAGAACTACTAAGGGCTAAACTGCCCGCTCCCGTACCGCCTTGTATCAGCAGGGCGCGAATATAAACTCCACCCGAAGGGGCATATGCCCTGAAAGGGCCAAAGCTCACCCCTCTCGAGGGAGTGTCCAACACAAACCACAGATTCCGGTATGCATAAGTGACAGTCATTTTTCACGCGTGATAAGTGAGATTGATACTTGCCTATAACTCTATAAGCAGTTGAACGCGTTTACTTTTGCTTTTTACGACACATCATTAAATTTCGAGGGactcttatttaatttaaaccaaGTATGCGTCtgttattgttttctttagttttataGACCGCTATATGAGATAGAATCCTTCTGTAACTCTGTAAGCTAGAAATTCGGGTTATTGAGAAACCTCTATATGAGTAAAAGAGGTCGCGCTCCCTTGAACTCTCACTTACCCAGGTTTGACTGTATTGAATCAAAACTTAGAAAAACAGACTAAAAGTTgtaactaaaatttaattgtgacACTGACAGCTTAACAGTGGTCTTAGAACTCAGTGCCTAACCTTACCGCTAAGCCACTGAGGTAACACCTCCGGCTGGAGTTggagaatttgaattttttaacattaatgttttaatgctAAGAAATAGAGAGCAATCTTTGCTCGACTCCGCCTCATATCTCAAATCCCATTTTTTTGTTGAGCTATACAGAGAAAAATGTTTGATTACTCTTGAAACTAGATTCGTGTTTAAATATGGGCCGGACCCTTAAGTGAATCATGCTGCCCGCACATTGTAGAATCCAACTGCATAGCCGAGGCTTGAACGGATGACCTAAGGCTGCTGTTTGcacttttattgtattataattataaatttattagatagaatggctttgttattcctcctttatactaaatatgttgtaatgaatcttagaatttagaatttacatacatacatacatatattctttgtattttttttgtattttttgtatttgtataggtgtaactgtgctttgtgtatgtttaaatgtgtattccatTTTTGGCTCTTGTGTATAGAGTAAGTAGCTGTAGGCAATTAGGCcattaagcaaataaataatttgttcaaCAGAATGCTCCGGACTCCGACAGAGGAGACTTGGCCCGGAGTGTCATCGCTACCAGATTATAAGCCCACATTCCCCAATTGGTCTACTTACAATCTACACAATAATGTAAGTGGCCATTTATGTTTTTGTCCCATCCCCCAAAGGGACATATGTTATTTTTCTCActgctatttttttattaggcaAGGTTGGccttgttttttaaaatatttttctattaatcgATTATGCCCGTATTGATTAAAACTtcctttttttcttattgttGTAAAAGgcattttaacaaatattactTTGTGTCTTCTAAAATGATGTTTatcacaaataatttaaacaaatttggtGTAATAATTGCTTTTACAAAACAGTAAAAATTGACCGTATAATAATTTCGACTTGTGGATTACTCAGcgtttaatacaaaaatagtcaATTATTACCAGAATATTATttgctaaattatttatttccactattgcatataatatacttttagTAATACCTATTAGCGACCaaccttgcgattctgtaacttacttttcgaatgctcacagcggttttctcagcggcggtcgcgcataaatcagtcgtgaagcagtcattttatgattgggcattctgataaggagggagcttgtagtgtaaaaccgctgtgagaattcgaaaagtgagttacagaatcgcaaggctggtttTGGCAACTCGacaattcgtaaatttttggatcgtctaaattttatctaattgTAGGTCCAAAACCTAGACGAGGCAGGCATGGATTTGCTTCAAAGTTTCCTCGTATATGACCCGGCTAAGAGGATCACCGCGAAGGACACCCAAAGGCACAGATATTTCCGTGATGTGAAACTGCCCCCGGAATTAACTCGCACAAACGCG contains these protein-coding regions:
- the LOC125053977 gene encoding cyclin-dependent kinase 1; this translates as MEDFLKIEKIGEGTYGVVYKGKNKITGEYVAMKKIRLESEDEGIPSTAIREISLLKELNHSNIVKLEDVLMEENKLYLIFEFLSMDLKRYMDSLGSGKFMDPATVKSYLYQINSAILYCHQRRILHRDLKPQNLLINKTGIIKVADFGLGRAYGVPVRVYTHEVVTLWYRAPEVLLGSQRYSCPIDMWAVGCIFSEMSSKKPLFQGDSEIDQLFRIFRMLRTPTEETWPGVSSLPDYKPTFPNWSTYNLHNNVQNLDEAGMDLLQSFLVYDPAKRITAKDTQRHRYFRDVKLPPELTRTNAYIKNEDVKEV